Proteins found in one Magnolia sinica isolate HGM2019 chromosome 5, MsV1, whole genome shotgun sequence genomic segment:
- the LOC131247030 gene encoding cytochrome P450 71AU50-like, which yields MSWTAFLFLVLGFLWLAYVLHHHVGRKGKKPKNKLPPGPPGLPILGNLLMLGELPHHDLHKLSKEHGPIMYLQFGFVPTIVVSSPQAAQQFLKTHDLVFASRPVTEAAKYMSYERKGLSFNEYGPYWRSLRKLCTLKLLSNVKIDHFKLMRREELGLLVRSIKDSAQARDAVDLSAKLSSLTTNMTCLMVFGKKYMDEDLDERGFHGVIGEGMKLGAAFNVADYIPYVGALDLQGLTRRMKAFAKVMDAFFENVIDEHVRTRDKAHQRDFVDVMLSFMESNDAELQIDRNNIKAIILDMLAAGMDTSATAIEWALSDLFKHPPVMKKVQEELERVVGQDRMVEESDLSKLEYLDMVIKESMRLHPVAPLLIPHEAMEDCTVNGYHIPKKSRVIINVWAIGRDTDAWPDPEQFSPERFIASNVDVRGRDFQLLPFGSGRRGCPGLQLGLTMVRLVLAQLLHCFDWELPNGVSPEDLDMTEKFSLVVPRAHHLLAIPTYRIRDDIL from the exons ATGTCTTGGACTGCCTTTCTTTTCCTAGTACTAGGATTCTTGTGGTTGGCATATGTCCTACATCATCATGTGGGAAGGAAAGGGAAGAAGCCCAAGAACAAGCTACCTCCTGGCCCACCTGGGCTTCCTATTCTAGGCAACCTTCTTATGTTAGGCGAGCTCCCTCACCATGACCTCCACAAGTTATCCAAGGAGCATGGGCCCATCATGTACTTGCAGTTCGGATTTGTCCCGACCATTGTCGTCTCGTCCCCTCAAGCAGCCCAACAGTTCCTCAagacccatgaccttgtgttcgCCAGTCGGCCTGTCACCGAGGCCGCCAAGTACATGTCCTATGAGCGCAAGGGCCTCTCATTCAATGAGTATGGCCCATATTGGAGGAGCCTTCGCAAATTGTGCACTTTGAAGTTGCTTAGCAACGTAAAGATTGATCACTTCAAGCTGATGAGGCGAGAGGAGCTGGGCCTCCTCGTTCGTTCAATCAAGGACTCAGCCCAGGCCCGTGATGCGGTGGACCTCAGTGCTAAGTTGTCATCCCTCACCACGAACATGACGTGTCTGATGGTGTTTGGCAAGAAGTACATGGATGAGGATTTGGATGAGAGGGGATTCCATGGAGTCATTGGAGAGGGCATGAAGTTGGGAGCGGCTTTCAATGTGGCGGATTATATTCCTTATGTGGGGGCACTCGACCTTCAGGGCCTAACCCGTCGCATGAAGGCGTTCGCTAAGGTCATGGATGCCTTCTTCGAGAATGTCATCGACGAACACGTGAGGACGAGGGACAAGGCCCACCAGAGGGACTTTGTGGACGTCATGTTGTCGTTCATGGAGTCGAATGACGCCGAATTACAGATTGATCGAAACAACATCAAAGCAATCATCTTA GACATGCTTGCGGCGGGAATGGACACATCGGCAACCGCAATCGAGTGGGCCCTCTCGGATCTCTTTAAGCATCCACCAGTAATGAAGAAGGTCCAAGAAGAGTTGGAACGTGTGGTGGGCCAGGATCGTATGGTGGAGGAGTCGGACCTGTCCAAGTTAGAGTACCTGGACATGGTCATCAAAGAGAGCATGAGGCTCCACCCAGTTGCACCACTGCTCATCCCCCATGAGGCCATGGAGGACTGCACTGTCAACGGCTACCACATACCCAAAAAATCCCGAGTCATCATCAATGTGTGGGCGATCGGGCGGGACACAGATGCATGGCCTGATCCGGAACAGTTCTCCCCAGAGAGGTTCATCGCAAGCAATGTAGATGTTAGAGGCCGTGATTTCCAGCTTCTTCCTTTTGGGTCTGGCCGCAGAGGCTGCCCCGGGCTGCAACTGGGTCTCACTATGGTCCGATTGGTGCTGGCCCAGTTGCTGCATTGCTTTGATTGGGAGCTTCCCAACGGCGTATCACCGGAGGATTTGGACATGACCGAGAAGTTCAGCCTAGTGGtccctagggcccaccatctACTCGCCATCCCAACCTATCGCATCCGCGATGATATTTTATAA